In Miscanthus floridulus cultivar M001 chromosome 5, ASM1932011v1, whole genome shotgun sequence, one genomic interval encodes:
- the LOC136453877 gene encoding cysteine endopeptidase Rep1-like encodes MAQLAKALLLVALVVVSAVELCRAIEFDERDLASDEALWDLYERWQTHHRVHRHHGEKGRRFGTFKENVRFIHAHNKRGDRPYRLRLNRFGDMGREEFRSTFADSRINDLRRAESPAAPAVPGFMYDDVTDLPRSVDWRKEGAVTAVKDQGHCGSCWAFSTVVAVEGINAIRTGSLVSLSEQELIDCDTDENGCQGGLMENAFEFIKSYGGITTESAYPYHASNGTCDSVRARRGRVVSIDGHQMVPTGSEDELGKAVANQPVSVAIDAGGQAFQFYSKGVFTGDCGTDLDHGVAAVGYGVSGDGTAYWIVKNSWGPSWGEGGYIRMQRGTGNGGLCGIAMEASFPVKTSPNPARKPRRALISRDTSSQ; translated from the coding sequence ATGGCGCAGCTCGCTAAGGCGCTTCTCCTTGTGGCCCTGGTGGTCGTGTCGGCGGTGGAGCTGTGCCGCGCCATCGAGTTCGACGAGCGGGACCTGGCGTCGGACGAGGCGCTGTGGGACCTGTACGAGCGGTGGCAGACGCACCACCGGGTGCACCGGCACCACGGCGAGAAGGGCCGCCGGTTCGGGACCTTCAAGGAGAACGTGCGCTTCATCCACGCGCACAACAAGCGCGGCGACCGACCCTACCGCCTCCGCCTGAACCGCTTCGGCGACATGGGACGGGAGGAGTTCCGCTCCACGTTCGCCGACTCCCGCATCAACGACCTCCGCCGGGCGGAGTCCCCCGCGGCGCCGGCCGTGCCGGGGTTCATGTACGACGACGTCACCGACCTGCCGCGGTCCGTGGACTGGCGGAAGGAGGGCGCGGTGACCGCCGTCAAGGACCAGGGCCACTGCGGCAGCTGCTGGGCTTTCTCCACGGTGGTGGCCGTGGAGGGCATCAACGCGATCCGGACGGGGAGCCTGGTGTCGCTGTCGGAGCAGGAGCTGATCGACTGCGATACGGACGAGAACGGGTGCCAGGGCGGGCTCATGGAGAACGCCTTCGAGTTCATCAAGTCCTACGGCGGCATCACCACCGAGTCCGCGTACCCGTACCACGCCTCCAACGGCACCTGCGACAGCGTGCGGGCCCGGCGCGGGCGCGTGGTGTCGATCGACGGCCACCAGATGGTGCCGACCGGCAGCGAGGACGAGCTGGGCAAGGCCGTGGCGAACCAGCCGGTGTCCGTGGCCATCGACGCGGGTGGCCAGGCGTTCCAGTTCTACTCGAAGGGCGTGTTCACGGGCGATTGCGGCACGGACCTGGACCACGGCGTCGCCGCGGTTGGCTACGGCGTCAGCGGCGACGGCACGGCCTACTGGATCGTCAAGAACTCGTGGGGCCCCTCCTGGGGCGAGGGCGGCTACATCCGGATGCAGCGCGGCACCGGCAACGGCGGCCTCTGCGGCATCGCCATGGAGGCGTCCTTCCCCGTCAAGACCTCGCCCAACCCGGCGCGCAAGCCCCGCCGCGCGCTCATCTCCAGGGACACCTCCTCCCAGTGA
- the LOC136453878 gene encoding uncharacterized protein, which yields MVVIELEPEEPTRPSSPAADEQAAAAAGGEAVRSSSSAAPEEAAAAAASGEASRAAEEEEEAFEDALTDEQLREKARSQANDAKAEGNKLFGAGQYEEALSQYEMALQIAAELESSEDIRAACHSNRAVCFLKLGKHDETIKECTKALELNPTYLKALLRRAEAHEKLEHYDEAIADMKKVIEVDPSNQQATRSLFRLEPLAAEKREKMKEEMIAKLKDLGNSVLGRFGMSVDNFKAVKDPNTGSYSVQFQK from the exons ATGGTAGTGATCGAGCTGGAGCCCGAGGAGCCGACGCGGCCCTCGTCGCCAGCGGCGGACGAGCAGGCGGCCGCCGCGGCCGGCGGGGAGGCGGTGCGCTCCTCGTCTTCAGCGGCGCCCGAggaggcggccgccgccgcggccagcGGGGAGGCGTCGAGGGCggcggaagaagaggaggaggcctTCGAGGACGCGCTCACCGACGAGCAGCTGCGAGAG AAAGCTAGAAGCCAAGCAAATGATGCAAAAGCAGAAGGAAACAAGCTTTTTGGTGCTGGACAATATGAGGAAGCATTATCTCAATATGAAATGGCATTGCAAATTGCTGCTGAGCTGGAATCTTCTGAGGATATACGCGCCGCATGCCATTCAAATCGTGCTGTGTGCTTCCTGAAATTG GGAAAACATGATGAGACGATTAAAGAATGCACAAAAGCACTTGAACTCAACCCAACATACCTGAAAGCCTTGCTTCGGAGGGCAGAAGCGCATGAAAAGCTTGAACACTATGATGAAGCTATTGCCG ATATGAAAAAGGTTATTGAAGTGGATCCTTCAAATCAACAAGCCACGAGGTCTCTTTTCCGACTTGAGCCCCTGGCAGCTGAGAAGAGGGAAAAGATGAAGGAAGAAATGATTG CAAAGCTGAAAGATCTGGGGAACTCTGTGCTGGGCCGCTTCGGAATGAGTGTTGACAATTTCAAAGCTGTCAAAGACCCAAACACTGGTTCTTACAGCGTACAATTCCAGAAGTAA
- the LOC136453876 gene encoding lysine-specific demethylase JMJ705-like isoform X2: MASSQGESVPPWLKSLPLAPEFRPTAAEFADPIAYLLKIEPAAAPFGICKIVPPLPPPPKRTTLGNLSRSFAALHPDDPTPTFPIRHQQLGLCPRRPRPALKPVWLSSHRYTLPKFEAKAGASRKALLARLSVPASKQLSPLDVEALFWRSSADRPVVVEYASDMPGSGFAPCAARPTQLPAANVGETAWNMRGVARSPASLLRFVREEVPGVTSPMLYVGMMFSWFAWHVEDHDLHSLNYMHYGAPKTWYGVPRDAALAFEEVVRVHGYGGEVNSLETFAMLGDKTTVMSPEVLVDSGIPCCRLVQNAGEFVVTFPGAYHSGFSHGFNCGEASNLATPEWLRVAKEAAVRRASINRPPMVSHYQLLYELALSLCLRDPSNGAMEPRSCRLKEKKKSEGDQLIKKIFVQNVIEDNKLLGHFLSDGSPCIILPVNYNDGSPLSTLLSKFQSTTDSRISHDQCSKTEAPKDSRCVPMDGADKNWELSSSNKISLSICSGKTVPPTTCIHDCANVSGSSYAHNAECDKGDIYSAAGLLDQGLLSCVTCGILSFSCVAVIKPRECAAKWLMTADSSLINDRLASSGEHHIYASQGSDSEMNGNSIISDADAAPLNGHSALDLLVSAYGDPSDSDEDVMNKKNQVPDVSNELINHTFESQPNTSNNGDCDGTKVSSSSKERQQGPTSQSSKCIGNSNTLNGPKGVRTRNKDLLKMVLSEGFQPKDIYSETHKKVQCEPSSSNKTSTESPCGTDYHVSHNSATICMDSNRGSTTMVNNLVTSVVKPDKDSSRMHVFCLEHAIEVEKQLQAIGGADIFLLCRPEYPRIEVEAKLLAEEMKFEYDWKDILFKEATIEGREKIQEVVRDEEAIPTNSDWAVKLGINLYYSANLAKSPLYNMQVPYNRVIYEAFGYGSPNDSPVKLKTYSRRQVRAKKIVLAGRWCGKVWMSNQVHPYLADRIKIHEPEGIDETFPSDQKSNAEPVEDSSREAASTRKSSSRAIEGKTSKREKEPLEKANVKKPKFTEEDNSKSLEGTAEASTQKIKSRTVLEKISKEKEHVEKANTKKLKHTEKVISEALKGPSEASFPAPAGMVFRSSSRIANKKSMLKSKMEEEDNGSANRPKSKVEDDKDNPAGRSRAKSLRQKTKVDAKKKTKETRAEKRKSPSPASQEDEEEQPYDVEGCSITKQRLSLRKKGAKIEEKQQMEKSRYRGRAPPSSPKRKEEYACDIEGCSMSFGTKQALSLHKNDICPEKGCCRKFFSHKYLLQHRKVHTDDRPLKCPWKGCSMAFKWPWARTEHMRVHTGDRPYVCPEPECGQTFRFVSDFSRHKRRTGHAGMPAKKAKAKK; this comes from the exons ATGGCGTCCTCGCAGGGGGAGTCGGTGCCCCCGTGGCTCAAGTCCCTCCCTCTGGCGCCCGAGTTCCGCCCCACCGCTGCCGAGTTCGCCGACCCcatcgcctacctcctcaagatCGAGCCCGCCGCGGCGCCCTTCGGCATCTGCAAGATCGTGCCACCGCTCCCGCCGCCGCCCAAGCGGACCACGCTCGGTAACCTCTCCCGCTCCTTCGCCGCGCTCCACCCGGACGATCCCACCCCGACATTCCCCATCCGGCACCAGCAGCTTGGCCTCTGCCCGCGCCGCCCGCGGCCCGCGCTCAAGCCCGTGTGGCTCTCCTCCCACCGCTACACGCTCCCCAAGTTCGAGGCCAAGGCCGGCGCCTCCCGGAAGGCGCTGCTCGCGCGCCTCAGCGTCCCCGCCTCCAAGCAGCTCTCGCCGCTCGACGTCGAGGCGCTCTTCTGGCGCTCATCGGCCGACCGCCCCGTCGTCGTGGAGTACGCCAGCGACATGCCTGGCTCCGGGTTCGCCCCCTGCGCCGCCCGCCCGACGCAGCTGCCCGCGGCGAACGTGGGCGAGACGGCGTGGAACATGCGCGGCGTCGCCAGGAGCCCCGCTTCTCTGCTGCGTTTCGTGCGGGAGGAGGTGCCCGGGGTCACGTCGCCGATGCTCTACGTCGGCATGATGTTCAGTTGGTTCGCCTGGCATGTTGAGGACCACGACCTGCACAGCCTCAACTACATGCATTACGGGGCTCCCAAGACGTGGTACGGGGTGCCGCGCGACGCTGCACTCGCCTTCGAGGAGGTGGTGCGCGTCCATGGATATGGCGGGGAGGTGAACTCCTTAG AAACCTTTGCAATGCTGGGTGATAAGACGACGGTGATGTCCCCTGAAGTGCTCGTGGATTCAGGGATTCCCTGTTGCAG ATTAGTTCAGAATGCAGGGGAGTTCGTGGTTACTTTCCCCGGAGCATATCACAGCGGGTTCAGTCATG GGTTCAATTGTGGGGAAGCATCAAATTTAGCCACTCCTGAATGGTTGAGAGTTGCAAAAGAGGCAGCAGTCCGCAGAGCTTCCATCAATCGTCCTCCCATGGTTTCGCACTATCAGTTGCTCTATGAACTTGCGCTGTCATTATGCTTGAG GGATCCATCAAATGGAGCTATGGAACCACGAAGCTGTAGattgaaggagaagaagaaaagtgaaggggaccaattgatcaaaaagataTTTGTGCAAAATGTTATTGAAGACAATAAACTGCTTGGTCATTTTCTAAGTGATGGGTCTCCTTGCATTATTCTTCCAGTCAATTACAATGATGGCTCTCCACTATCAACTTTGCTCTCAAAATTTCAGTCAACAACTGATTCCAGGATATCGCATGACCAGTGCAGTAAGACAGAAGCTCCGAAAGACTCAAGATGCGTACCAATGGATGGGGCTGACAAGAACTGGGAATTGTCGTCATCCAACAAAATTTCATTGTCAATCTGCTCGGGAAAGACAGTCCCACCTACAACGTGCATACATGACTGTGCAAACGTGTCTGGCTCATCATATGCACATAATGCAGAATGTGACAAGGGGGATATTTACAGTGCTGCTGGGCTTTTAGACCAGGGTTTATTATCCTGTGTCACTTGCGGGATTTTGAGTTTTTCATGTGTGGCAGTGATCAAACCAAGGGAGTGTGCAGCAAAATGGTTGATGACTGCTGATTCTAGTTTGATCAACGATCGACTTGCTAGTTCTGGAGAACATCATATATATGCATCACAAG GGTCAGATTCTGAAATGAATGGCAATAGTATAatttctgatgctgatgctgCACCTCTCAATGGGCATTCTGCTCTTGATCTTTTGGTATCAGCTTATGGAGATCCATCAGATTCTGATGAAGATGTTATGAACAAAAAAAATCAGGTCCCTGATGTCTCCAACGAATTAATAAATCACACATTTGAATCACAACCCAATACTTCAAATAATGGTGATTGTGATGGAACAAAGGTGTCCTCAAGTAGTAAAGAACGTCAACAAGGACCAACCTCCCAGAGCTCAAAGTGTATTGGTAACTCAAACACCTTGAATGGACCAAAAGGTGTTCGCACTAGAAATAAGGATCTACTTAAGATGGTGCTTTCTGAAGGTTTTCAACCAAAAGATATATATTCAGAGACGCATAAGAAGGTTCAGTGTGAACCATCAAGCTCAAACAAGACTTCAACAGAGAGTCCTTGTGGCACAGATTATCATGTTAGCCATAACAGTGCTACAATCTGTATGGACAGCAACAGAGGCTCTACGACTATGGTGAACAACTTAGTTACATCAGTTGTGAAACCTGATAAGGATTCATCAAGAATGCATGTATTTTGTCTTGAACATGCTATTGAGGTCGAGAAGCAACTTCAAGCTATTGGTGGTGCCGATATTTTTCTTTTATGCCGTCCGG AATATCCCAGAATAGAAGTAGAAGCAAAATTGCTGGCTGAAGAAATGAAATTTGAGTATGATTGGAAGGATATTCTTTTCAAAGAGGCCACTATCGAGGGTAGGGAGAAGATACAGGAAGTTGTGCGGGATGAGGAAGCAATACCAACAAATAGTGATTGGGCTGTAAAACTGGGCATTAATCTTTACTATAGTGCTAATCTTGCTAAGTCTCCTTTATACAACATGCAAGTGCCATACAATAGAGTTATCTATGAGGCATTTGGCTACGGTTCTCCCAATGACTCACCAGTAAAGCTGAAGACTTATTCCAGAAGGCAAGTCCGGGCAAAGAAAATAGTCTTGGCTGGCAGGTGGTGTGGGAAAGTATGGATGTCAAACCAGGTTCATCCATACCTGGCTGACAGAATCAAAATTCATGAGCCGGAAGGAATTGATGAAACCTTCCCTTCTGATCAGAAATCCAATGCTGAACCTGTTGAAGATTCAAGTAGAGAGGCAGCCTCCACAAGAAAGAGTAGCAGCAGAGCAATCGAAGGAAAAACAAGCAAGAGGGAGAAAGAACCATTGGAGAAAGCTAATGTCAAGAAGCCAAAATTTACTGAAGAGGACAATTCCAAATCATTAGAAGGTACTGCTGAAGCCTCCACACAGAAGATAAAGAGCAGAACAGTTCTAGAAAAAATAAGCAAAGAGAAAGAACATGTGGAGAAAGCAAATACCAAGAAGCTAAAACATACTGAAAAGGTCATTTCGGAAGCACTAAAAGGTCCTTCAGAAGCCTCCTTCCCTGCACCTGCTGGGATGGTATTCCGCAGTAGCTCTAGGATTGCCAATAAGAAAAGCATGTTGAAATCAAAGATGGAAGAAGAGGATAATGGCTCAGCTAACCGTCCAAAGTcaaaggttgaagatgacaaagataACCCTGCTGGCCGTTCAAGAGCAAAATCACTAAGGCAAAAGACTAAAGTAGACGCGAAGAAGAAAACAAAGGAAACTAGAGCAGAAAAGCGAAAGTCTCCTAGTCCAGCTTCTCAGGAGGATGAAGAAGAGCAGCCATATGATGTTGAGGGATGTTCTATCACTAAACAACGGCTGTCTTTACGTAAGAAGGGGGCTAAAATAGAAGAAAAGCAGCAAATGGAGAAATCTAGATACAGAGGAAGGGCTCCCCCAAGTTCTCCAAAGCGCAAGGAAGAGTATGCGTGCGACATTGAAGGCTGTTCCATGAGTTTTGGCACAAAACAGGCGCTGTCTCTGCATAAGAATGATATCTGCCCAGAGAAGGGCTGTTGCAGGAAGTTCTTCTCGCACAAGTATCTGCTGCAGCACCGCAAGGTTCACACCGATGACCGTCCACTGAAATGCCCGTGGAAGGGCTGCAGCATGGCGTTCAAGTGGCCATGGGCTAGGACAGAGCACATGAGGGTTCACACGGGTGACAGGCCCTATGTTTGCCCTGAACCAGAGTGCGGGCAGACATTCAGGTTCGTCTCTGATTTCAGCCGCCACAAGCGCAGGACAGGCCATGCAGGCATGCCAGCCAAGAAAGCGAAAGCAAAGAAGTGA
- the LOC136453876 gene encoding lysine-specific demethylase JMJ705-like isoform X1, which translates to MASSQGESVPPWLKSLPLAPEFRPTAAEFADPIAYLLKIEPAAAPFGICKIVPPLPPPPKRTTLGNLSRSFAALHPDDPTPTFPIRHQQLGLCPRRPRPALKPVWLSSHRYTLPKFEAKAGASRKALLARLSVPASKQLSPLDVEALFWRSSADRPVVVEYASDMPGSGFAPCAARPTQLPAANVGETAWNMRGVARSPASLLRFVREEVPGVTSPMLYVGMMFSWFAWHVEDHDLHSLNYMHYGAPKTWYGVPRDAALAFEEVVRVHGYGGEVNSLETFAMLGDKTTVMSPEVLVDSGIPCCRLVQNAGEFVVTFPGAYHSGFSHGFNCGEASNLATPEWLRVAKEAAVRRASINRPPMVSHYQLLYELALSLCLRDPSNGAMEPRSCRLKEKKKSEGDQLIKKIFVQNVIEDNKLLGHFLSDGSPCIILPVNYNDGSPLSTLLSKFQSTTDSRISHDQCSKTEAPKDSRCVPMDGADKNWELSSSNKISLSICSGKTVPPTTCIHDCANVSGSSYAHNAECDKGDIYSAAGLLDQGLLSCVTCGILSFSCVAVIKPRECAAKWLMTADSSLINDRLASSGEHHIYASQGGRTTGGILRSDSEMNGNSIISDADAAPLNGHSALDLLVSAYGDPSDSDEDVMNKKNQVPDVSNELINHTFESQPNTSNNGDCDGTKVSSSSKERQQGPTSQSSKCIGNSNTLNGPKGVRTRNKDLLKMVLSEGFQPKDIYSETHKKVQCEPSSSNKTSTESPCGTDYHVSHNSATICMDSNRGSTTMVNNLVTSVVKPDKDSSRMHVFCLEHAIEVEKQLQAIGGADIFLLCRPEYPRIEVEAKLLAEEMKFEYDWKDILFKEATIEGREKIQEVVRDEEAIPTNSDWAVKLGINLYYSANLAKSPLYNMQVPYNRVIYEAFGYGSPNDSPVKLKTYSRRQVRAKKIVLAGRWCGKVWMSNQVHPYLADRIKIHEPEGIDETFPSDQKSNAEPVEDSSREAASTRKSSSRAIEGKTSKREKEPLEKANVKKPKFTEEDNSKSLEGTAEASTQKIKSRTVLEKISKEKEHVEKANTKKLKHTEKVISEALKGPSEASFPAPAGMVFRSSSRIANKKSMLKSKMEEEDNGSANRPKSKVEDDKDNPAGRSRAKSLRQKTKVDAKKKTKETRAEKRKSPSPASQEDEEEQPYDVEGCSITKQRLSLRKKGAKIEEKQQMEKSRYRGRAPPSSPKRKEEYACDIEGCSMSFGTKQALSLHKNDICPEKGCCRKFFSHKYLLQHRKVHTDDRPLKCPWKGCSMAFKWPWARTEHMRVHTGDRPYVCPEPECGQTFRFVSDFSRHKRRTGHAGMPAKKAKAKK; encoded by the exons ATGGCGTCCTCGCAGGGGGAGTCGGTGCCCCCGTGGCTCAAGTCCCTCCCTCTGGCGCCCGAGTTCCGCCCCACCGCTGCCGAGTTCGCCGACCCcatcgcctacctcctcaagatCGAGCCCGCCGCGGCGCCCTTCGGCATCTGCAAGATCGTGCCACCGCTCCCGCCGCCGCCCAAGCGGACCACGCTCGGTAACCTCTCCCGCTCCTTCGCCGCGCTCCACCCGGACGATCCCACCCCGACATTCCCCATCCGGCACCAGCAGCTTGGCCTCTGCCCGCGCCGCCCGCGGCCCGCGCTCAAGCCCGTGTGGCTCTCCTCCCACCGCTACACGCTCCCCAAGTTCGAGGCCAAGGCCGGCGCCTCCCGGAAGGCGCTGCTCGCGCGCCTCAGCGTCCCCGCCTCCAAGCAGCTCTCGCCGCTCGACGTCGAGGCGCTCTTCTGGCGCTCATCGGCCGACCGCCCCGTCGTCGTGGAGTACGCCAGCGACATGCCTGGCTCCGGGTTCGCCCCCTGCGCCGCCCGCCCGACGCAGCTGCCCGCGGCGAACGTGGGCGAGACGGCGTGGAACATGCGCGGCGTCGCCAGGAGCCCCGCTTCTCTGCTGCGTTTCGTGCGGGAGGAGGTGCCCGGGGTCACGTCGCCGATGCTCTACGTCGGCATGATGTTCAGTTGGTTCGCCTGGCATGTTGAGGACCACGACCTGCACAGCCTCAACTACATGCATTACGGGGCTCCCAAGACGTGGTACGGGGTGCCGCGCGACGCTGCACTCGCCTTCGAGGAGGTGGTGCGCGTCCATGGATATGGCGGGGAGGTGAACTCCTTAG AAACCTTTGCAATGCTGGGTGATAAGACGACGGTGATGTCCCCTGAAGTGCTCGTGGATTCAGGGATTCCCTGTTGCAG ATTAGTTCAGAATGCAGGGGAGTTCGTGGTTACTTTCCCCGGAGCATATCACAGCGGGTTCAGTCATG GGTTCAATTGTGGGGAAGCATCAAATTTAGCCACTCCTGAATGGTTGAGAGTTGCAAAAGAGGCAGCAGTCCGCAGAGCTTCCATCAATCGTCCTCCCATGGTTTCGCACTATCAGTTGCTCTATGAACTTGCGCTGTCATTATGCTTGAG GGATCCATCAAATGGAGCTATGGAACCACGAAGCTGTAGattgaaggagaagaagaaaagtgaaggggaccaattgatcaaaaagataTTTGTGCAAAATGTTATTGAAGACAATAAACTGCTTGGTCATTTTCTAAGTGATGGGTCTCCTTGCATTATTCTTCCAGTCAATTACAATGATGGCTCTCCACTATCAACTTTGCTCTCAAAATTTCAGTCAACAACTGATTCCAGGATATCGCATGACCAGTGCAGTAAGACAGAAGCTCCGAAAGACTCAAGATGCGTACCAATGGATGGGGCTGACAAGAACTGGGAATTGTCGTCATCCAACAAAATTTCATTGTCAATCTGCTCGGGAAAGACAGTCCCACCTACAACGTGCATACATGACTGTGCAAACGTGTCTGGCTCATCATATGCACATAATGCAGAATGTGACAAGGGGGATATTTACAGTGCTGCTGGGCTTTTAGACCAGGGTTTATTATCCTGTGTCACTTGCGGGATTTTGAGTTTTTCATGTGTGGCAGTGATCAAACCAAGGGAGTGTGCAGCAAAATGGTTGATGACTGCTGATTCTAGTTTGATCAACGATCGACTTGCTAGTTCTGGAGAACATCATATATATGCATCACAAGGTGGGAGGACAACTGGTGGAATTTTAC GGTCAGATTCTGAAATGAATGGCAATAGTATAatttctgatgctgatgctgCACCTCTCAATGGGCATTCTGCTCTTGATCTTTTGGTATCAGCTTATGGAGATCCATCAGATTCTGATGAAGATGTTATGAACAAAAAAAATCAGGTCCCTGATGTCTCCAACGAATTAATAAATCACACATTTGAATCACAACCCAATACTTCAAATAATGGTGATTGTGATGGAACAAAGGTGTCCTCAAGTAGTAAAGAACGTCAACAAGGACCAACCTCCCAGAGCTCAAAGTGTATTGGTAACTCAAACACCTTGAATGGACCAAAAGGTGTTCGCACTAGAAATAAGGATCTACTTAAGATGGTGCTTTCTGAAGGTTTTCAACCAAAAGATATATATTCAGAGACGCATAAGAAGGTTCAGTGTGAACCATCAAGCTCAAACAAGACTTCAACAGAGAGTCCTTGTGGCACAGATTATCATGTTAGCCATAACAGTGCTACAATCTGTATGGACAGCAACAGAGGCTCTACGACTATGGTGAACAACTTAGTTACATCAGTTGTGAAACCTGATAAGGATTCATCAAGAATGCATGTATTTTGTCTTGAACATGCTATTGAGGTCGAGAAGCAACTTCAAGCTATTGGTGGTGCCGATATTTTTCTTTTATGCCGTCCGG AATATCCCAGAATAGAAGTAGAAGCAAAATTGCTGGCTGAAGAAATGAAATTTGAGTATGATTGGAAGGATATTCTTTTCAAAGAGGCCACTATCGAGGGTAGGGAGAAGATACAGGAAGTTGTGCGGGATGAGGAAGCAATACCAACAAATAGTGATTGGGCTGTAAAACTGGGCATTAATCTTTACTATAGTGCTAATCTTGCTAAGTCTCCTTTATACAACATGCAAGTGCCATACAATAGAGTTATCTATGAGGCATTTGGCTACGGTTCTCCCAATGACTCACCAGTAAAGCTGAAGACTTATTCCAGAAGGCAAGTCCGGGCAAAGAAAATAGTCTTGGCTGGCAGGTGGTGTGGGAAAGTATGGATGTCAAACCAGGTTCATCCATACCTGGCTGACAGAATCAAAATTCATGAGCCGGAAGGAATTGATGAAACCTTCCCTTCTGATCAGAAATCCAATGCTGAACCTGTTGAAGATTCAAGTAGAGAGGCAGCCTCCACAAGAAAGAGTAGCAGCAGAGCAATCGAAGGAAAAACAAGCAAGAGGGAGAAAGAACCATTGGAGAAAGCTAATGTCAAGAAGCCAAAATTTACTGAAGAGGACAATTCCAAATCATTAGAAGGTACTGCTGAAGCCTCCACACAGAAGATAAAGAGCAGAACAGTTCTAGAAAAAATAAGCAAAGAGAAAGAACATGTGGAGAAAGCAAATACCAAGAAGCTAAAACATACTGAAAAGGTCATTTCGGAAGCACTAAAAGGTCCTTCAGAAGCCTCCTTCCCTGCACCTGCTGGGATGGTATTCCGCAGTAGCTCTAGGATTGCCAATAAGAAAAGCATGTTGAAATCAAAGATGGAAGAAGAGGATAATGGCTCAGCTAACCGTCCAAAGTcaaaggttgaagatgacaaagataACCCTGCTGGCCGTTCAAGAGCAAAATCACTAAGGCAAAAGACTAAAGTAGACGCGAAGAAGAAAACAAAGGAAACTAGAGCAGAAAAGCGAAAGTCTCCTAGTCCAGCTTCTCAGGAGGATGAAGAAGAGCAGCCATATGATGTTGAGGGATGTTCTATCACTAAACAACGGCTGTCTTTACGTAAGAAGGGGGCTAAAATAGAAGAAAAGCAGCAAATGGAGAAATCTAGATACAGAGGAAGGGCTCCCCCAAGTTCTCCAAAGCGCAAGGAAGAGTATGCGTGCGACATTGAAGGCTGTTCCATGAGTTTTGGCACAAAACAGGCGCTGTCTCTGCATAAGAATGATATCTGCCCAGAGAAGGGCTGTTGCAGGAAGTTCTTCTCGCACAAGTATCTGCTGCAGCACCGCAAGGTTCACACCGATGACCGTCCACTGAAATGCCCGTGGAAGGGCTGCAGCATGGCGTTCAAGTGGCCATGGGCTAGGACAGAGCACATGAGGGTTCACACGGGTGACAGGCCCTATGTTTGCCCTGAACCAGAGTGCGGGCAGACATTCAGGTTCGTCTCTGATTTCAGCCGCCACAAGCGCAGGACAGGCCATGCAGGCATGCCAGCCAAGAAAGCGAAAGCAAAGAAGTGA